The following are encoded together in the Scomber japonicus isolate fScoJap1 chromosome 20, fScoJap1.pri, whole genome shotgun sequence genome:
- the LOC128381597 gene encoding phytanoyl-CoA hydroxylase-interacting protein-like isoform X2: MMELPHSSPSSPSLQLCDREGTESADSGIGDLDDLPVPQQIRISNITCDSFKISWDMDSRGRDRITHYFIDLNKKENKECNKFKHKDVPTKLVAKAVPLPMMVRGHWFLSPRTEYTVSVQTAAKQPDGEYSVSQWSEIIEFCTADYSTVHLNQLLQKAEAIASRMLPFTVFYRNQEKDYFQQARDDQCCRMLPAVKDNSGSHGSPISGKLEGIFFSCNTEFNTGKPPQDSPYGPYRFQIQADVLFNRNTNIYFGDFYCMYTSYHYVIVVLAPDGSKGDAFCKGRLPALDRSNNCFLTCTEEDSGLLSFHHAQDVILEVIYTEPVDLSLGTVAQISGHQLMSLSTFNAKKDPSCKICNISVGR, translated from the exons ATGATGGAGCTTCCTCACAGCAGTCCGAGCAGTCCGAGCTTGCAGCTGTGTGACAGGGAAG GCACAGAGTCTGCAGACAGTGGCATCGGGGATCTGGACGACCTGCCGGTTCCCCAGCAGATCCGCATCAGTAATATCACCTGTGATTCATTCAAGATCAGCTGGGACATGGacagcagaggcagagacagGATCACACACTACTTCATCGACCTAAACAAGAAGGAGAACAAGGAGTGCAACAAGTTCAAACATAAG GACGTGCCGACTAAACTTGTGGCGAAGGCGGTTCCCTTGCCGATGATGGTGCGAGGCCATTGGTTCCTGAGCCCTCGGACCGAGTACACTGTGTCCGTCCAAACAGCTGCCAAACAACCGGATGGAGAATACTCTGTTTCTCAGTGGAGTGAAATCATTGAGTTCTGCACCGCAG ATTATTCCACAGTCCATCTGAACCAACTGCTGCAGAAAGCCGAGGCGATTGCCAGCAGGATGCTGCCGTTCACTGTCTTCTATCGTAACCAAGAGAAGGACTATTTCCAGcaagccag GGACGATCAGTGCTGCCGCATGCTGCCAGCGGTTAAAGACAACAGTGGCAGCCACGGGTCACCCATCAGCGGCAAACTGGAGGGAATCTTCTTCAGCTGCAACACTGAGTTCAACACAGGGAAACCTCCTCAGGACTCCCCATACGGACCCTACCGCTTCCAG atcCAAGCAGACGTCCTCTTTAACCGGAACACCAACATCTACTTTGGGGATTTTTACTGCATGTATACATCGTATCACTATGTTATTGTAGTCCTAGCTCCTGATGGCTCCAAAGGAGATGCCTTCTGTAAAGGAAGGTTACCAGCTCTGGACAGATCCAACAACTGCTTCCTAACCTGCACTGAGGAAGACAGTGGCTTGCTGTCTTTCCATCATGCCCAGGACGTCATACTGGAGGTGATCTACACAGAGCCGGTGGATCTGTCTTTGGGGACGGTAGCACAGATCAGTGGGCACCAGCTCATGAGCCTGTCCACCTTCAATGCCAAGAAAGATCCCAGCTGCAAAATCTGCAACATTAGTGTGGGACGTTAG
- the LOC128381597 gene encoding phytanoyl-CoA hydroxylase-interacting protein-like isoform X1 → MMELPHSSPSSPSLQLCDREGTESADSGIGDLDDLPVPQQIRISNITCDSFKISWDMDSRGRDRITHYFIDLNKKENKECNKFKHKDVPTKLVAKAVPLPMMVRGHWFLSPRTEYTVSVQTAAKQPDGEYSVSQWSEIIEFCTADYSTVHLNQLLQKAEAIASRMLPFTVFYRNQEKDYFQQASPSYRSRDDQCCRMLPAVKDNSGSHGSPISGKLEGIFFSCNTEFNTGKPPQDSPYGPYRFQIQADVLFNRNTNIYFGDFYCMYTSYHYVIVVLAPDGSKGDAFCKGRLPALDRSNNCFLTCTEEDSGLLSFHHAQDVILEVIYTEPVDLSLGTVAQISGHQLMSLSTFNAKKDPSCKICNISVGR, encoded by the exons ATGATGGAGCTTCCTCACAGCAGTCCGAGCAGTCCGAGCTTGCAGCTGTGTGACAGGGAAG GCACAGAGTCTGCAGACAGTGGCATCGGGGATCTGGACGACCTGCCGGTTCCCCAGCAGATCCGCATCAGTAATATCACCTGTGATTCATTCAAGATCAGCTGGGACATGGacagcagaggcagagacagGATCACACACTACTTCATCGACCTAAACAAGAAGGAGAACAAGGAGTGCAACAAGTTCAAACATAAG GACGTGCCGACTAAACTTGTGGCGAAGGCGGTTCCCTTGCCGATGATGGTGCGAGGCCATTGGTTCCTGAGCCCTCGGACCGAGTACACTGTGTCCGTCCAAACAGCTGCCAAACAACCGGATGGAGAATACTCTGTTTCTCAGTGGAGTGAAATCATTGAGTTCTGCACCGCAG ATTATTCCACAGTCCATCTGAACCAACTGCTGCAGAAAGCCGAGGCGATTGCCAGCAGGATGCTGCCGTTCACTGTCTTCTATCGTAACCAAGAGAAGGACTATTTCCAGcaagccag CCCCTCTTATCGCTCCAGGGACGATCAGTGCTGCCGCATGCTGCCAGCGGTTAAAGACAACAGTGGCAGCCACGGGTCACCCATCAGCGGCAAACTGGAGGGAATCTTCTTCAGCTGCAACACTGAGTTCAACACAGGGAAACCTCCTCAGGACTCCCCATACGGACCCTACCGCTTCCAG atcCAAGCAGACGTCCTCTTTAACCGGAACACCAACATCTACTTTGGGGATTTTTACTGCATGTATACATCGTATCACTATGTTATTGTAGTCCTAGCTCCTGATGGCTCCAAAGGAGATGCCTTCTGTAAAGGAAGGTTACCAGCTCTGGACAGATCCAACAACTGCTTCCTAACCTGCACTGAGGAAGACAGTGGCTTGCTGTCTTTCCATCATGCCCAGGACGTCATACTGGAGGTGATCTACACAGAGCCGGTGGATCTGTCTTTGGGGACGGTAGCACAGATCAGTGGGCACCAGCTCATGAGCCTGTCCACCTTCAATGCCAAGAAAGATCCCAGCTGCAAAATCTGCAACATTAGTGTGGGACGTTAG